Proteins encoded within one genomic window of Brassica rapa cultivar Chiifu-401-42 chromosome A09, CAAS_Brap_v3.01, whole genome shotgun sequence:
- the LOC103839012 gene encoding U-box domain-containing protein 45 isoform X2: MDANEVEENFFAPGDAKVHGEMCNALSVIYCKIMTIFPSLEDARPRSKSGIQALCSLHVVLEKVKNILHHCTESSKLYLAITGDSVVLKFDKAKSSLTDSLRRVEDIVQQSLGSQILEILMELENTQFSLDPLEKEISDQIIGLLQQGGNFESSSDNNELEVFHQAATRLGITSSRAALTERRCLKKLIERARMEDDKRKESIVAYLLHLMRKYSKLFRSEIWDDNDSQGSSSLPCSPTIQGSLDDPPGRAFDRQLSKLSSFNFRPCNNNRRSSVQMSVPPEELRCPISLQLMYDPVIIASGQTYERICIEKWFSDGHNTCPKTQQQLSHLCLTPNYCVKALISSWCGQNGVQVPDGPPESLDLNYWRLALSVSESTDNTRTAKGVGSCKFKDVKVFPLEESGTIKEETYESEYQEAEVTLAEQCTELLTNLSEVDNLRKKCRVVEQIRVLLKDDEEARILMGGNGCVEALLLFLGAALHEKNDSAQKVGAMALFNLAVDNNRNKELMLISGIIPLLEEMLCNPHSHGSVTALYLNLSCLDDAKPIIGSSLAVPFMVNLLWTETETQCKVDALHGLFHLSTYPPNIPCLLSADIVNALQSLTISDDQRWTEKSLAVLLNLVLNEAGKEEMVSVPGLVSNLATVLDTGEPNEQEQAVSLLLILCNHSEVCSQMVLQEGVIPSLVSISINGTQRGRERAQKLLTLFRELRQRDQTHLTTEPHEEVTLTSPEEGGFTVAAAVVTESKPQCKSASRKKMRRAFSFLLKTKSFSVYQC, translated from the exons ATGGATGCTAATGAAGTTGAAGAAAATTTCTTTGCCCCTGGCGATGCCAAG GTGCATGGAGAAATGTGCAATGCCCTTTCAGTGATCTACTGCAAGATAATGACTATTTTCCCTTCTCTCGAAGATGCTCGGCCGAGAAGCAAATCTGGAATTCAAGCTTTATGTTCACTTCACGTAGTTTTAGAAAAAGTGAAGAACATTCTACACCATTGCACTGAATCTAGTAAACTATATTTG GCTATAACAGGAGATTCAGTAGTTTTGAAATTTGACAAGGCCAAATCTTCTCTTACAGATAGCCTTAGGCGTGTTGAAGACATAGTCCAACAGTCCCTTGGCTCACAG attttggagaTTTTGATGGAACTAGAGAATACTCAGTTCTCACTTGATCCGTTAGAGAAAGAGATCAGCGATCAAATCATTGGACTGCTGCAACAAGGAGGCAACTTCGAAAGCTCATCAGACAACAACGAACTTGAGGTTTTCCATCAAGCTGCTACTAGACTAGGCATCACATCTTCAAGAGCAGCACTAACAGAGCGAAGATGCCTCAAGAAACTCATTGAGAGGGCACGTATGGAAGATGACAAGAGGAAAGAATCAATAGTGGCTTACCTTTTACATCTCATGAGAAAGTACTCAAAGCTATTCAGAAGTGAGATATGGGATGACAATGATTCACAAGGTAGTAGCTCATTGCCTTGTTCACCGACCATTCAGGGCTCTCTTGATGATCCACCTGGCCGTGCTTTCGACCGGCAGCTGTCAAAACTGAGTTCATTCAACTTCAGACCTTGTAATAACAACAGGAGATCTTCAGTACAGATGTCTGTTCCTCCAGAAGAACTGAGGTGTCCGATATCATTACAGCTTATGTATGATCCTGTTATCATCGCCTCTGGACAAACGTATGAGAGAATTTGTATTGAGAAATGGTTTAGTGATGGACACAACACATGTCCTAAAACTCAGCAGCAGCTCTCTCATCTCTGCTTGACTCCTAACTACTGTGTCAAGGCTTTAATCTCTAGTTGGTGTGGACAGAATGGCGTTCAGGTACCTGATGGACCTCCTGAGTCTCTAGATCTTAACTACTGGAGGCTGGCATTGTCTGTGTCCGAGTCCACCGACAACACAAGAACAGCCAAAGGTGTTGGTTCTTGTAAGTTTAAGGATGTGAAGGTGTTTCCTCTGGAAGAAAGTGGAACTATTAAAGAGGAAACATATGAATCTGAATACCAAGAAGCTGAAGTTACTCTTGCTGAACAGTGTACAGAGTTGTTGACCAATTTGAGTGAAGTGGATAACTTAAGGAAAAAGTGCAGAGTTGTTGAGCAAATAAGAGTACTGCTAAAAGATGATGAAGAGGCCAGGATCCTCATGGGGGGAAATGGTTGTGTGGAagctttgcttctttttttagGAGCAGCTCTCCATGAAAAAAATGATTCAGCTCAGAAAGTTGGAGCCATGGCTCTCTTTAACTTGGCTGTGGACAACAACAG GAACAAGGAGTTGATGCTAATATCAGGAATCATTCCTCTACTGGAGGAAATGCTATGTAACCCACATTCACATGGTTCAGTGACAGCACTTTATCTGAACCTCTCTTGTCTTGACGATGCAAAACCCATCATAGGTTCGAGTCTTGCAGTTCCCTTCATGGTGAATCTTCTTTGGACTGAGACTGAAACTCAATGCAAAGTAGACGCCCTTCACGGTCTTTTTCACCTCTCCACCTACCCTCCAAACATTCCTTGCCTTCTATCAGCTGACATCGTCAACGCTCTTCAATCACTCACCATCAGTGATGACCAAAGATGGACGGAGAAGTCCCTAGCTGTCTTGTTAAATCTGGTTTTGAACGAGGCAGGAAAAGAGGAGATGGTTTCAGTACCTGGACTTGTGAGCAACCTCGCCACTGTTCTTGACACTGGTGAACCAAATGAGCAAGAACAAGCAGTTTCTTTGCTTCTAATATTATGCAACCACAGTGAGGTTTGTAGCCAGATGGTTTTACAAGAAGGTGTGATACCTTCTTTGGTGTCTATTTCTATAAATGGGACTCAACGAGGAAGAGAGAGGGCGCAGAAGCTGTTGACACTGTTCAGGGAACTGAGGCAGAGGGATCAAACTCATCTTACAACAGAACCGCATGAAGAGGTGACACTGACAAGCCCTGAAGAGGGTGGATTCACTGTCGCTGCAGCGGTTGTAACAGAGTCTAAACCGCAGTGTAAGTCAGCCTCAAGAAAGAAAATGAGAAGAGCATTTAGTTTTCTATTGAAAACCAAGAGCTTCTCAGTTTACCAATGTTGA
- the LOC103839012 gene encoding U-box domain-containing protein 45 isoform X1 — protein sequence MLMKLKKISLPLAMPRFLVQVHGEMCNALSVIYCKIMTIFPSLEDARPRSKSGIQALCSLHVVLEKVKNILHHCTESSKLYLAITGDSVVLKFDKAKSSLTDSLRRVEDIVQQSLGSQILEILMELENTQFSLDPLEKEISDQIIGLLQQGGNFESSSDNNELEVFHQAATRLGITSSRAALTERRCLKKLIERARMEDDKRKESIVAYLLHLMRKYSKLFRSEIWDDNDSQGSSSLPCSPTIQGSLDDPPGRAFDRQLSKLSSFNFRPCNNNRRSSVQMSVPPEELRCPISLQLMYDPVIIASGQTYERICIEKWFSDGHNTCPKTQQQLSHLCLTPNYCVKALISSWCGQNGVQVPDGPPESLDLNYWRLALSVSESTDNTRTAKGVGSCKFKDVKVFPLEESGTIKEETYESEYQEAEVTLAEQCTELLTNLSEVDNLRKKCRVVEQIRVLLKDDEEARILMGGNGCVEALLLFLGAALHEKNDSAQKVGAMALFNLAVDNNRNKELMLISGIIPLLEEMLCNPHSHGSVTALYLNLSCLDDAKPIIGSSLAVPFMVNLLWTETETQCKVDALHGLFHLSTYPPNIPCLLSADIVNALQSLTISDDQRWTEKSLAVLLNLVLNEAGKEEMVSVPGLVSNLATVLDTGEPNEQEQAVSLLLILCNHSEVCSQMVLQEGVIPSLVSISINGTQRGRERAQKLLTLFRELRQRDQTHLTTEPHEEVTLTSPEEGGFTVAAAVVTESKPQCKSASRKKMRRAFSFLLKTKSFSVYQC from the exons ATGCTAATGAAGTTGAAGAAAATTTCTTTGCCCCTGGCGATGCCAAG ATTCCTGGTTCAGGTGCATGGAGAAATGTGCAATGCCCTTTCAGTGATCTACTGCAAGATAATGACTATTTTCCCTTCTCTCGAAGATGCTCGGCCGAGAAGCAAATCTGGAATTCAAGCTTTATGTTCACTTCACGTAGTTTTAGAAAAAGTGAAGAACATTCTACACCATTGCACTGAATCTAGTAAACTATATTTG GCTATAACAGGAGATTCAGTAGTTTTGAAATTTGACAAGGCCAAATCTTCTCTTACAGATAGCCTTAGGCGTGTTGAAGACATAGTCCAACAGTCCCTTGGCTCACAG attttggagaTTTTGATGGAACTAGAGAATACTCAGTTCTCACTTGATCCGTTAGAGAAAGAGATCAGCGATCAAATCATTGGACTGCTGCAACAAGGAGGCAACTTCGAAAGCTCATCAGACAACAACGAACTTGAGGTTTTCCATCAAGCTGCTACTAGACTAGGCATCACATCTTCAAGAGCAGCACTAACAGAGCGAAGATGCCTCAAGAAACTCATTGAGAGGGCACGTATGGAAGATGACAAGAGGAAAGAATCAATAGTGGCTTACCTTTTACATCTCATGAGAAAGTACTCAAAGCTATTCAGAAGTGAGATATGGGATGACAATGATTCACAAGGTAGTAGCTCATTGCCTTGTTCACCGACCATTCAGGGCTCTCTTGATGATCCACCTGGCCGTGCTTTCGACCGGCAGCTGTCAAAACTGAGTTCATTCAACTTCAGACCTTGTAATAACAACAGGAGATCTTCAGTACAGATGTCTGTTCCTCCAGAAGAACTGAGGTGTCCGATATCATTACAGCTTATGTATGATCCTGTTATCATCGCCTCTGGACAAACGTATGAGAGAATTTGTATTGAGAAATGGTTTAGTGATGGACACAACACATGTCCTAAAACTCAGCAGCAGCTCTCTCATCTCTGCTTGACTCCTAACTACTGTGTCAAGGCTTTAATCTCTAGTTGGTGTGGACAGAATGGCGTTCAGGTACCTGATGGACCTCCTGAGTCTCTAGATCTTAACTACTGGAGGCTGGCATTGTCTGTGTCCGAGTCCACCGACAACACAAGAACAGCCAAAGGTGTTGGTTCTTGTAAGTTTAAGGATGTGAAGGTGTTTCCTCTGGAAGAAAGTGGAACTATTAAAGAGGAAACATATGAATCTGAATACCAAGAAGCTGAAGTTACTCTTGCTGAACAGTGTACAGAGTTGTTGACCAATTTGAGTGAAGTGGATAACTTAAGGAAAAAGTGCAGAGTTGTTGAGCAAATAAGAGTACTGCTAAAAGATGATGAAGAGGCCAGGATCCTCATGGGGGGAAATGGTTGTGTGGAagctttgcttctttttttagGAGCAGCTCTCCATGAAAAAAATGATTCAGCTCAGAAAGTTGGAGCCATGGCTCTCTTTAACTTGGCTGTGGACAACAACAG GAACAAGGAGTTGATGCTAATATCAGGAATCATTCCTCTACTGGAGGAAATGCTATGTAACCCACATTCACATGGTTCAGTGACAGCACTTTATCTGAACCTCTCTTGTCTTGACGATGCAAAACCCATCATAGGTTCGAGTCTTGCAGTTCCCTTCATGGTGAATCTTCTTTGGACTGAGACTGAAACTCAATGCAAAGTAGACGCCCTTCACGGTCTTTTTCACCTCTCCACCTACCCTCCAAACATTCCTTGCCTTCTATCAGCTGACATCGTCAACGCTCTTCAATCACTCACCATCAGTGATGACCAAAGATGGACGGAGAAGTCCCTAGCTGTCTTGTTAAATCTGGTTTTGAACGAGGCAGGAAAAGAGGAGATGGTTTCAGTACCTGGACTTGTGAGCAACCTCGCCACTGTTCTTGACACTGGTGAACCAAATGAGCAAGAACAAGCAGTTTCTTTGCTTCTAATATTATGCAACCACAGTGAGGTTTGTAGCCAGATGGTTTTACAAGAAGGTGTGATACCTTCTTTGGTGTCTATTTCTATAAATGGGACTCAACGAGGAAGAGAGAGGGCGCAGAAGCTGTTGACACTGTTCAGGGAACTGAGGCAGAGGGATCAAACTCATCTTACAACAGAACCGCATGAAGAGGTGACACTGACAAGCCCTGAAGAGGGTGGATTCACTGTCGCTGCAGCGGTTGTAACAGAGTCTAAACCGCAGTGTAAGTCAGCCTCAAGAAAGAAAATGAGAAGAGCATTTAGTTTTCTATTGAAAACCAAGAGCTTCTCAGTTTACCAATGTTGA